In the genome of Quercus robur chromosome 3, dhQueRobu3.1, whole genome shotgun sequence, one region contains:
- the LOC126719437 gene encoding AT-hook motif nuclear-localized protein 10-like, with protein sequence MRLGFSSDGNAIYKPISAATNATTASTTATATAATSPTYQLDGGSSSGGAVNVNVNMGSMTGGEQAKRKRGRPRKYGPNGSMALGLTPTAQPVPVAQTQSSGGGGFSSPHPAPTPPPSAPTSLPFGGSTPPTSFKKARGRPPGSSSKKHQLEALGT encoded by the coding sequence ATGCGCTTGGGTTTTAGTTCCGACGGCAACGCCATTTACAAGCCCATCTCCGCCGCAACAAACGCCACAACTGCTTCGACgacagcaacagcaacagcagcaACATCACCGACTTACCAGCTTGATGGTGGAAGTAGTAGTGGTGGGGCTGTGAATGTGAATGTGAATATGGGGAGTATGACTGGCGGCGAGCAAGCTAAGAGGAAAAGAGGGAGACCCAGAAAGTATGGCCCAAATGGCTCTATGGCTTTGGGTCTCACTCCTACGGCTCAGCCCGTACCTGTAGCTCAGACCCAGTCAAGTGGTGGAGGTGGGTTTTCATCTCCTCATCCAGCTCCAACTCCTCCTCCCTCGGCTCCAACATCGCTTCCTTTTGGAGGATCAACGCCACCCACTTCGTTCAAGAAAGCTAGGGGTAGACCGCCTGGTTCTAGTAGCAAGAAGCACCAATTGGAAGCTTTGggtacttaa
- the LOC126717575 gene encoding transcription factor MYB4-like produces MVRTPCCEKMGLKKGPWTPEEDQVLISYIQTYGHGNWRALPKQAGLLRCGKSCRLRWTNYLRPDIKRGNFNMEEEETIIKLHHMLGNRWSAIAARLPGRTDNEIKNFWNSHLKKRSLAQNLATPTTTNQAVGTPGYMLDRDFQGHVHARNFPQESWKFVCLDPIRKEAEGSSQTISMETEETFNNDGSKNNDEMDFWYKLFIKSGESSQPHVNLGQFG; encoded by the exons ATGGTGAGGACTCCTTGCTGTGAGAAGATGGGACTAAAGAAGGGACCATGGACTCCTGAAGAAGATCAGGTATTGATTTCATACATCCAAACATACGGACATGGAAATTGGCGGGCGCTTCCCAAGCAAGCAG GTTTACTAAGGTGTGGAAAGAGTTGCAGGCTTCGATGGACTAATTACTTGCGGCCAGATATCAAACGAGGAAACTTTAAcatggaagaagaagagaccATCATCAAGCTACATCACATGCTTGGAAA CAGATGGTCTGCCATCGCAGCAAGATTACCAGGACGAACCGATAACGAAATCAAAAACTTCTGGAATAGCCACTTGAAGAAGAGATCACTTGCACAAAATTTAGCCACTCCAACCACCACAAATCAGGCTGTTGGAACGCCTGGTTATATGCTTGATAGAGATTTTCAAGGTCATGTTCATGCACGAAATTTCCCCCAAGAGTCTTGGAAATTTGTGTGTTTAGATCCAATCAGGAAGGAGGCAGAGGGATCATCACAAACCATTTCAATGGAAACAGAGGAAACATTTAACAATGATGGTTCCAAAAACAATGATGAAATGGATTTTTGGTACAAGCTCTTCATAAAATCTGGCGAGTCATCACAACCTCATGTAAACTTAGGACAGTTTGGCtag